The following is a genomic window from Nitrospira sp..
TTGCGAAAGAATTGCGCATCCACGACAAGGGCGGCCTCTTCATCGGTGAACGAAAGCGCGACAGTCATGGGTAGAGATCACTGCGAAGCAGGCCAATGATGATGGGTTACTTCTGACGCATTTCAAACTGAGCGACCGACAGGTCATAGTGGAGCCGGCAATCGGCGCAGCGGATCAACACCCGGTCTTCAAACACATCCATCTCACGCAACGACAGCGCCGGGCGATGGGCGGCAATACAGGCTTCCAGCTTCGCCAGCGCCTCAGCCTCACCGGCCACGACGGGAACCGCTGCGTCCGGCTGGTTCGGCATCGCCGCTGATTGAGCTGCCACAGAAGCGCAGTGTACATGATGCGCGGACCGGCAAGAGCTGCACAGCAACACCACCGTGCGATCGTCGGCTATCCGTTTCACGGTGACGCACAACGGATGAACGGACCAGCATTGCTGGAGAAACGCGCCGCTGCGTATGACCTGGGCCATGGACTATCCTTATGATGCCAGTCGCACCGATTACAGCTTCCAGAGCACCAGCATCACCAACACTCCAACGAGATACGGAATCGCGCAGGAATACAACAGAACGGCTTTCGCCCGTTCCGGCGACACCTGACGCGCCAGCTGTTCCTTGTAGACAAACTCGTAGGAGAGAATCACAACCGTCAGTGTCAGTGCCAGCGTGCGGCTCGTCCGCGGCCAAGTATATTGACCGCTGATGATGAAATTAGAGGTAAAGAATCCCGCAAAGAGCAGGACCAGCGGCGCCAGCGCCAGCCGGATCGCTTCAGAAAAATAGGTGTGCCACTCGGTGCGAGAGGGAACTGGATTCAACGGAGTATTGGAGGTAGTCACGACCCGACGGCAGCCGGAGTCTCATCCTTCGAAGGTGAAGGAGAGGGGATGCTTTCTTGAGGCGCGCGGCAGGCCTTGCACACACGCGGACGGGCTTTCAGGAACGACACCTTGCCGCTGGCAAGACAACTATAGTGAACAAACTCGTCGCAAGAAGCACAGCGGGACCAACCGCCGGTCAAGAAGGTCTTGTTCCGATAGAGACCTTCCTTGCAGACCTTGCAGTGCCGAGGCTCAATCCCCAGCAACATCGGCTCCCAATCTCCGCCGCCTTTTCGAATGCTCATCGTGGAAGGAGTATAGCGAAGCAGGGGAAGGAAAAACAAGGAGATGATGTGAGAGATACCCTCAATTGAGACAGGCGGGCTCGACTTCTAAAAGTGGAATGCATAGGCAGCTCCGCTTTGAGGAGCGGAATTGTCCAGTTGGTTTCCATCAACTACGGTTGCACCACTTGCCTCAAGCGGCGCCCCGATAACGACCCAACTCTCACTTAACGCAACTGAAGTCCCAAACATATCGACCCCCGTATTGGAGGCCTTCACATAGGCCTCCTGACTCCATACCCCCGAGTTCCTCTTAAACACATAGGCGGCACCGCTATTTACGGCAGAATTATCAGTCTGGTTGCCATTAATCCCCGTGGTGGGACTCTCTTCCGCCCATGCCCCCACCACCAGCCTGTCACCGTTCAATGCAACCGCACTTCCAAACACATCTGGGCCATCAGTATTGGAGGCCTTCACGTAGGCCTGCTGAACCCATGCGCCACGTGCTCTTATGAATACATACGCCGCCCCGCTGTGAGGTACAGTATTGTCTATCTGATTTCCATTGATCCCTTTAGCTGAACTACTTTCACCCACAGCCCCCACCACCAGCGTATCGCCACTTAGAGCCACAGAGAAACCGAAGCCATCATTGGCATCAGTATTAGACGCTTTGACGTAAGCCTGCTGGGTCCATATCCCACCCGCCCTTGAAAAAACATAGGCCGCGCCACTTTGAGACGCGGTATTGTCTGCATAGTTCCCATTGATCCCAACGGCAGCACTTGCCTCAAGCGGTGCGCCGACTACTAATGTATCGTTATCGATAGAAACTGCGCTCCCAAACCAGTCTCCAGTCTCAGTGTTTGCCCCCCTCAGTAATGCTTCTTGGCTCCAACTCCCGCCAGACCGAAGAAATACATATACGGCATCGCCCATAAATGCTCCAACGGCAAGCGTCTCGTTGCTAAGCGAGACCGCCGAGCCAAATCCATGGCCAGATGTGGTATTCGAAGCCTTTAGATAGGCTTGCTGCATCCACACATTGCCGACGCGCTCAAACACATATACGGCCCCACTGTCAGTCGCCCCATTATTATCCTGGGAACCATTCGCACCGATTGCAGCACTATCCTCAAGCACAGCACCAACGGCCAAGGTGTTTCCGCTTAACGCCAAGGAATACCCAAACCAATCATTACTCTGAGCGTTCGACGCTTTGAGATATGCCTGCTGAGCCCAGCCCGTCTGAGTTTTGACAAATACATACACCGCTCCACTCGCAGGAGCAGTGCTGGCAACTTGACTTCCGTTAATCCCCGTACTTGCGCTTTGCTCCAAAAGAGCTGAAACAACTACGGTATCCCCACTCACAGCAACTCTATAGCCAAAACGATCACCCGTCCCTGCGTTCGAAGCTTTGAGATACCCCTGCTGAACAAGTTGCGCCACTACTTGTTGCGAGGTCTCAAGCTCAGCCCCTGAACAGGCGCTAATACTCAATAGCAAACCGACTGCGAGTAATCTGCAAAACCATGGCCCTCGGCTAGATTTCTTCGATGATAGACATATCCGACCAATAATCATGCTAGCCCTCTCATTAATCCTTTTCAGTTAGCATTCATATTATATATCAACAACTCCTTTTCAGCACGCGACTACCACGCACACCGGCCATGCCTCGGGCGTCCTCCAGTAGCTCTTCAACAAAATCGACCCTACAAACATGCCATCAAACTGGTCTCGAACATCGCTGCCCAACTTCGGCTATCCCCTGTTTGACTCCCCCTAGACCTTTTGTTACTCTCCCCCAAAATACAGAACTGATAGCAACCACCCCCTTTATCTCCATGAACATTAAGGACTATCTCGAACAGAAGCGGATCGCGGTGGATCGCTTTTTGGATGACGTGAGCCCGCTAGCCACAACGCCACCGACAGCGTTGCATGAGAGCATGCGCTATAGCCTGATGGCGGGCGGCAAGCGGGTGCGGCCGATTCTGACGATCGCCGCGGCGGAAGCCTTGGGGACGACACCACCCGGACTGATGGCCGTCGCCTGCTCGCTGGAATTCATCCATACCTATTCGCTGATTCACGACGACCTGCCCTCGATGGATAACGACGACTTCCGCCGCGGAAAGCCGACGAATCACAAGGTCTACGGCGAGGCGATGGCAATTCTCGCCGGCGATGCCTTGCTGACGATGGCCTTTGATCTGTGCAGCCGGCCCGACCTGATGAAGGGCTGCGATCCCGTGCGGCAGGTCCGCCTGATCCAGGAACTGGCCTACGGCTCTGGCAATGTGGGCATGGTCGGTGGTCAGGTCTTCGACATTCAAGCGGAGAATAAAGACATCGATCTGCCGACGTTGCAGAACATTCACAAGCACAAGACCGGCATGCTGATGCGCGCGGCGGTGCGAATGGGCGCAATTGCCGCCGGCGCGACTGATCGACAGCTCGATGACATGACCGGCTACGCCGAGGATATCGGCTTGGCGTTCCAAATTGCCGACGATGTTCTCAACGTGACGGGCACTCGCGAAGAGCTCGGCAAAAATCCGAACACGGATGCCGAACGCGGCAAGAAGACCTATCCAACATTTTACGGTGTAGACGGGGCCAAGAAACTGGCCGACGACTGCGTCACACGCGCGATTACCCGTTTGTCCTCCTTCGGGCCATCGGCAGATCCACTCCGCGAGATCGCGCAATACATCACGTCACGGAAGAACTAGCGCTGGTCGCTTCGCTCAGCTCCCAGCACTCGGCATTTCCTATGAAAGCTCTCGTCACAGGCGCAACAGGATTCGTCGGCGCGGCAGTGGTCCGCGCGTTAATCAAAGCCGGGGTCGAGGTCCGCGTGCTCGCCCGCCGCGACAGCGACTTTTCTAACTTGCAGCAATTCAAGATCGACGGCGTCTATGGCGACCTGCGCGATAAGGACTCGCTGCGCAAGGCCCTTGCCGGTTGCGGGCAGTTGTACCACGTCGCCGCGCACTACGCTCTCTGGGCCAGAAACCCGGCGATCTTCTACGATGTCAATGTGACCGGCACAAAAAACCTGCTGGAAGCCGCGCGAGACGTCGGCACTGAACGCATCGTCTATTGCAGCACCATCGGCGCCATTGGATTGCCGCCCGGCGGCGGGCTCGGCACGGAAGACACGCCCGTCTCGCTCGCCCAGATGGCTGGCCATTACAAACGCTCCAAATATCTGGCCGAGCAGGAAGTCCTGCGGCTGGCGAAGCAGGGACTGCCGGTCGTCATCGTGAATCCCAGTGCGCCGGTCGGCGAAGGCGATGTGAAGCCGACTCCCACCGGACAGATGATCGTCGAATTCATGAAAGGCCGCATGCCGGCCTATATTGAAACGGGCATGAACATCGTCGATGTCGATGACGTGGCCGCCGGACACCTGCTGGCCATGCAAAAAGGACGGATCGGTGAGCGCTATATTCTCGGCACGAAGAACCTGATGTTGCGGGACATCTTCGAAATCTTGAGCCGGCTCACCGGCGTCAAGATGCCCTCGGTGAAACTCCCGCGAGAGATCGTTCTCCCTCTCGCCTATTTGAATCTGGCCT
Proteins encoded in this region:
- a CDS encoding hypothetical protein (Evidence 4 : Unknown function but conserved in other organisms; MaGe:77309348), producing MAQVIRSGAFLQQCWSVHPLCVTVKRIADDRTVVLLCSSCRSAHHVHCASVAAQSAAMPNQPDAAVPVVAGEAEALAKLEACIAAHRPALSLREMDVFEDRVLIRCADCRLHYDLSVAQFEMRQK
- a CDS encoding conserved membrane protein of unknown function (Evidence 4 : Unknown function but conserved in other organisms; MaGe:77309349), whose amino-acid sequence is MTTSNTPLNPVPSRTEWHTYFSEAIRLALAPLVLLFAGFFTSNFIISGQYTWPRTSRTLALTLTVVILSYEFVYKEQLARQVSPERAKAVLLYSCAIPYLVGVLVMLVLWKL
- a CDS encoding hypothetical protein (Evidence 4 : Unknown function but conserved in other organisms; MaGe:77309350) translates to MSIRKGGGDWEPMLLGIEPRHCKVCKEGLYRNKTFLTGGWSRCASCDEFVHYSCLASGKVSFLKARPRVCKACRAPQESIPSPSPSKDETPAAVGS
- a CDS encoding Integrin alpha beta-propellor repeat protein (MaGe:77309351) → MIIGRICLSSKKSSRGPWFCRLLAVGLLLSISACSGAELETSQQVVAQLVQQGYLKASNAGTGDRFGYRVAVSGDTVVVSALLEQSASTGINGSQVASTAPASGAVYVFVKTQTGWAQQAYLKASNAQSNDWFGYSLALSGNTLAVGAVLEDSAAIGANGSQDNNGATDSGAVYVFERVGNVWMQQAYLKASNTTSGHGFGSAVSLSNETLAVGAFMGDAVYVFLRSGGSWSQEALLRGANTETGDWFGSAVSIDNDTLVVGAPLEASAAVGINGNYADNTASQSGAAYVFSRAGGIWTQQAYVKASNTDANDGFGFSVALSGDTLVVGAVGESSSAKGINGNQIDNTVPHSGAAYVFIRARGAWVQQAYVKASNTDGPDVFGSAVALNGDRLVVGAWAEESPTTGINGNQTDNSAVNSGAAYVFKRNSGVWSQEAYVKASNTGVDMFGTSVALSESWVVIGAPLEASGATVVDGNQLDNSAPQSGAAYAFHF
- a CDS encoding Farnesyl diphosphate synthase (MaGe:77309352); protein product: MNIKDYLEQKRIAVDRFLDDVSPLATTPPTALHESMRYSLMAGGKRVRPILTIAAAEALGTTPPGLMAVACSLEFIHTYSLIHDDLPSMDNDDFRRGKPTNHKVYGEAMAILAGDALLTMAFDLCSRPDLMKGCDPVRQVRLIQELAYGSGNVGMVGGQVFDIQAENKDIDLPTLQNIHKHKTGMLMRAAVRMGAIAAGATDRQLDDMTGYAEDIGLAFQIADDVLNVTGTREELGKNPNTDAERGKKTYPTFYGVDGAKKLADDCVTRAITRLSSFGPSADPLREIAQYITSRKN
- a CDS encoding Putative dihydroflavonol 4-reductase (Evidence 3 : Putative function from multiple computational evidences; MaGe:77309353), whose amino-acid sequence is MKALVTGATGFVGAAVVRALIKAGVEVRVLARRDSDFSNLQQFKIDGVYGDLRDKDSLRKALAGCGQLYHVAAHYALWARNPAIFYDVNVTGTKNLLEAARDVGTERIVYCSTIGAIGLPPGGGLGTEDTPVSLAQMAGHYKRSKYLAEQEVLRLAKQGLPVVIVNPSAPVGEGDVKPTPTGQMIVEFMKGRMPAYIETGMNIVDVDDVAAGHLLAMQKGRIGERYILGTKNLMLRDIFEILSRLTGVKMPSVKLPREIVLPLAYLNLAFSWVTGIPPRIPLEGVKMAKYKMHYDCSKAIRELGIPQTPPEIALEKAVRWFRDHKYV